A genome region from Panthera leo isolate Ple1 chromosome A2, P.leo_Ple1_pat1.1, whole genome shotgun sequence includes the following:
- the SSMEM1 gene encoding serine-rich single-pass membrane protein 1 isoform X1, with the protein MGDLFSLFWEVDPPPLPLSFPIPSQDYECQKDDSCGAIGSFLLWYFVIILVLMFFSRASVWQMSEKKKEEDSGTSTSVSKASKDTSFKRQSKDGDWASLQMMKKPKQSQLTPVTESELALVNASLEQRRARLHSQFSRVNQTQRDSDSTECDGEESNSGASSWKESESEHHPSPASIQKRKIAQRQRNAGSYQTRERPCLHCKAMRTSEWLTRHFLQNTSGTTHTKADIQEENRVPDISTKYSKI; encoded by the exons ATGGGAGaccttttttccttattttgggaGGTGGATCCTCCTCCCCTACCTTTAAGTTTTCCTATTCCAAGTCAGGATTATGAATGCCAGAAGGATGACTCTTGCGGGGCAATAGGGAGCTTCCTGCTTTGGTATTTTGTCATTATATTGGTCCTGATGTTCTTTTCGCGGGCTTCTGTCTGG CAGatgtcagagaagaaaaaggaggaagacagTGGGACCAGCACCTCGGTCAGTAAAG CAAGCAAAGATACTTCCTTTAAGCGGCAAAGCAAAGATGGTGACTGGGCCTCtttacaaatgatgaaaaaaCCAAAGCAGAGCCAACTCACCCCTGTAACTGAGTCCGAACTGGCTTTGGTCAACGCCTCTCTGGAACAAAGACGAGCCAGGCTCCATTCTCAATTCAGCCGGGTGAATCAGACCCAACGTGATAGTGATTCTACCGAGTGTGACGGTGAAGAATCTAACTCGGGAGCCTCTTCGTGGAAGGAGAGTGAAAGTGAACATCACCCATCGCCAGCTAGtattcagaagaggaaaatagCTCAGAGGCAAAGGAATGCGGGAAGCTACCAAACCAGGGAAAGGCCCTGCCTCCACTGCAAAGCCATGAGAACCAGTGAGTGGTTGACACGCCATTTCCTTCAAAACACTTCAGGGACAACCCACACGAAGGCAGATATTCAAGAGGAAAATCGTGTACCTGACATTAGcacaaaatacagcaaaatttga
- the SSMEM1 gene encoding serine-rich single-pass membrane protein 1 isoform X5: MRKWSSLMSEKKKEEDSGTSTSVSKASKDTSFKRQSKDGDWASLQMMKKPKQSQLTPVTESELALVNASLEQRRARLHSQFSRVNQTQRDSDSTECDGEESNSGASSWKESESEHHPSPASIQKRKIAQRQRNAGSYQTRERPCLHCKAMRTSEWLTRHFLQNTSGTTHTKADIQEENRVPDISTKYSKI; encoded by the exons ATGCGAAAGTGGAGCTCCCTG atgtcagagaagaaaaaggaggaagacagTGGGACCAGCACCTCGGTCAGTAAAG CAAGCAAAGATACTTCCTTTAAGCGGCAAAGCAAAGATGGTGACTGGGCCTCtttacaaatgatgaaaaaaCCAAAGCAGAGCCAACTCACCCCTGTAACTGAGTCCGAACTGGCTTTGGTCAACGCCTCTCTGGAACAAAGACGAGCCAGGCTCCATTCTCAATTCAGCCGGGTGAATCAGACCCAACGTGATAGTGATTCTACCGAGTGTGACGGTGAAGAATCTAACTCGGGAGCCTCTTCGTGGAAGGAGAGTGAAAGTGAACATCACCCATCGCCAGCTAGtattcagaagaggaaaatagCTCAGAGGCAAAGGAATGCGGGAAGCTACCAAACCAGGGAAAGGCCCTGCCTCCACTGCAAAGCCATGAGAACCAGTGAGTGGTTGACACGCCATTTCCTTCAAAACACTTCAGGGACAACCCACACGAAGGCAGATATTCAAGAGGAAAATCGTGTACCTGACATTAGcacaaaatacagcaaaatttga
- the SSMEM1 gene encoding serine-rich single-pass membrane protein 1 isoform X2, whose protein sequence is MGDLFSLFWEVDPPPLPLSFPIPSQDYECQKDDSCGAIGSFLLWYFVIILVLMFFSRASVWMSEKKKEEDSGTSTSVSKASKDTSFKRQSKDGDWASLQMMKKPKQSQLTPVTESELALVNASLEQRRARLHSQFSRVNQTQRDSDSTECDGEESNSGASSWKESESEHHPSPASIQKRKIAQRQRNAGSYQTRERPCLHCKAMRTSEWLTRHFLQNTSGTTHTKADIQEENRVPDISTKYSKI, encoded by the exons ATGGGAGaccttttttccttattttgggaGGTGGATCCTCCTCCCCTACCTTTAAGTTTTCCTATTCCAAGTCAGGATTATGAATGCCAGAAGGATGACTCTTGCGGGGCAATAGGGAGCTTCCTGCTTTGGTATTTTGTCATTATATTGGTCCTGATGTTCTTTTCGCGGGCTTCTGTCTGG atgtcagagaagaaaaaggaggaagacagTGGGACCAGCACCTCGGTCAGTAAAG CAAGCAAAGATACTTCCTTTAAGCGGCAAAGCAAAGATGGTGACTGGGCCTCtttacaaatgatgaaaaaaCCAAAGCAGAGCCAACTCACCCCTGTAACTGAGTCCGAACTGGCTTTGGTCAACGCCTCTCTGGAACAAAGACGAGCCAGGCTCCATTCTCAATTCAGCCGGGTGAATCAGACCCAACGTGATAGTGATTCTACCGAGTGTGACGGTGAAGAATCTAACTCGGGAGCCTCTTCGTGGAAGGAGAGTGAAAGTGAACATCACCCATCGCCAGCTAGtattcagaagaggaaaatagCTCAGAGGCAAAGGAATGCGGGAAGCTACCAAACCAGGGAAAGGCCCTGCCTCCACTGCAAAGCCATGAGAACCAGTGAGTGGTTGACACGCCATTTCCTTCAAAACACTTCAGGGACAACCCACACGAAGGCAGATATTCAAGAGGAAAATCGTGTACCTGACATTAGcacaaaatacagcaaaatttga
- the SSMEM1 gene encoding serine-rich single-pass membrane protein 1 isoform X6: MQWNLQMSEKKKEEDSGTSTSVSKASKDTSFKRQSKDGDWASLQMMKKPKQSQLTPVTESELALVNASLEQRRARLHSQFSRVNQTQRDSDSTECDGEESNSGASSWKESESEHHPSPASIQKRKIAQRQRNAGSYQTRERPCLHCKAMRTSEWLTRHFLQNTSGTTHTKADIQEENRVPDISTKYSKI, translated from the exons ATGCAATGGAATCTGCAG atgtcagagaagaaaaaggaggaagacagTGGGACCAGCACCTCGGTCAGTAAAG CAAGCAAAGATACTTCCTTTAAGCGGCAAAGCAAAGATGGTGACTGGGCCTCtttacaaatgatgaaaaaaCCAAAGCAGAGCCAACTCACCCCTGTAACTGAGTCCGAACTGGCTTTGGTCAACGCCTCTCTGGAACAAAGACGAGCCAGGCTCCATTCTCAATTCAGCCGGGTGAATCAGACCCAACGTGATAGTGATTCTACCGAGTGTGACGGTGAAGAATCTAACTCGGGAGCCTCTTCGTGGAAGGAGAGTGAAAGTGAACATCACCCATCGCCAGCTAGtattcagaagaggaaaatagCTCAGAGGCAAAGGAATGCGGGAAGCTACCAAACCAGGGAAAGGCCCTGCCTCCACTGCAAAGCCATGAGAACCAGTGAGTGGTTGACACGCCATTTCCTTCAAAACACTTCAGGGACAACCCACACGAAGGCAGATATTCAAGAGGAAAATCGTGTACCTGACATTAGcacaaaatacagcaaaatttga
- the SSMEM1 gene encoding serine-rich single-pass membrane protein 1 isoform X4 — protein sequence MQWNLQQMSEKKKEEDSGTSTSVSKASKDTSFKRQSKDGDWASLQMMKKPKQSQLTPVTESELALVNASLEQRRARLHSQFSRVNQTQRDSDSTECDGEESNSGASSWKESESEHHPSPASIQKRKIAQRQRNAGSYQTRERPCLHCKAMRTSEWLTRHFLQNTSGTTHTKADIQEENRVPDISTKYSKI from the exons ATGCAATGGAATCTGCAG CAGatgtcagagaagaaaaaggaggaagacagTGGGACCAGCACCTCGGTCAGTAAAG CAAGCAAAGATACTTCCTTTAAGCGGCAAAGCAAAGATGGTGACTGGGCCTCtttacaaatgatgaaaaaaCCAAAGCAGAGCCAACTCACCCCTGTAACTGAGTCCGAACTGGCTTTGGTCAACGCCTCTCTGGAACAAAGACGAGCCAGGCTCCATTCTCAATTCAGCCGGGTGAATCAGACCCAACGTGATAGTGATTCTACCGAGTGTGACGGTGAAGAATCTAACTCGGGAGCCTCTTCGTGGAAGGAGAGTGAAAGTGAACATCACCCATCGCCAGCTAGtattcagaagaggaaaatagCTCAGAGGCAAAGGAATGCGGGAAGCTACCAAACCAGGGAAAGGCCCTGCCTCCACTGCAAAGCCATGAGAACCAGTGAGTGGTTGACACGCCATTTCCTTCAAAACACTTCAGGGACAACCCACACGAAGGCAGATATTCAAGAGGAAAATCGTGTACCTGACATTAGcacaaaatacagcaaaatttga
- the SSMEM1 gene encoding serine-rich single-pass membrane protein 1 isoform X3: MRKWSSLQMSEKKKEEDSGTSTSVSKASKDTSFKRQSKDGDWASLQMMKKPKQSQLTPVTESELALVNASLEQRRARLHSQFSRVNQTQRDSDSTECDGEESNSGASSWKESESEHHPSPASIQKRKIAQRQRNAGSYQTRERPCLHCKAMRTSEWLTRHFLQNTSGTTHTKADIQEENRVPDISTKYSKI, encoded by the exons ATGCGAAAGTGGAGCTCCCTG CAGatgtcagagaagaaaaaggaggaagacagTGGGACCAGCACCTCGGTCAGTAAAG CAAGCAAAGATACTTCCTTTAAGCGGCAAAGCAAAGATGGTGACTGGGCCTCtttacaaatgatgaaaaaaCCAAAGCAGAGCCAACTCACCCCTGTAACTGAGTCCGAACTGGCTTTGGTCAACGCCTCTCTGGAACAAAGACGAGCCAGGCTCCATTCTCAATTCAGCCGGGTGAATCAGACCCAACGTGATAGTGATTCTACCGAGTGTGACGGTGAAGAATCTAACTCGGGAGCCTCTTCGTGGAAGGAGAGTGAAAGTGAACATCACCCATCGCCAGCTAGtattcagaagaggaaaatagCTCAGAGGCAAAGGAATGCGGGAAGCTACCAAACCAGGGAAAGGCCCTGCCTCCACTGCAAAGCCATGAGAACCAGTGAGTGGTTGACACGCCATTTCCTTCAAAACACTTCAGGGACAACCCACACGAAGGCAGATATTCAAGAGGAAAATCGTGTACCTGACATTAGcacaaaatacagcaaaatttga